In Sulfitobacter sp. W027, a single window of DNA contains:
- the rsmG gene encoding 16S rRNA (guanine(527)-N(7))-methyltransferase RsmG, with the protein MNSFDAENVSRETFEKLKCFAELVGKWNPKINLVSKASVDQIWERHILDSVQVFQLATGGGHWVDLGSGGGFPGIVIGILNQEKQKFRVTLVESDQRKCAFLRTAVRELALSTDVLNERIEKLDSQQADVLSARALSDLNQLLDFSSMHLKPYGTALFPKGQNWRQEDQAAREQWSYQCEAVISKTNPAAAILKIKDITRV; encoded by the coding sequence ATGAACTCATTCGACGCAGAGAATGTTTCACGTGAAACATTTGAAAAGCTGAAGTGCTTCGCAGAACTGGTTGGTAAATGGAATCCCAAGATTAATTTGGTTTCCAAAGCTAGCGTGGACCAAATTTGGGAACGTCACATCCTCGATTCCGTACAGGTATTCCAACTTGCCACCGGAGGAGGCCACTGGGTTGATCTCGGCAGTGGCGGCGGGTTTCCAGGTATCGTAATTGGAATACTTAATCAGGAAAAGCAGAAATTTCGGGTAACATTAGTGGAAAGCGATCAACGCAAATGCGCATTCTTACGCACCGCGGTGCGCGAGTTGGCTTTGAGCACCGACGTATTAAATGAACGAATAGAGAAACTAGATAGCCAGCAGGCCGACGTTCTCTCGGCGCGGGCCTTAAGTGATCTTAACCAGCTTCTCGACTTTAGTAGTATGCATTTGAAACCCTATGGTACAGCGCTCTTTCCGAAGGGCCAGAATTGGCGCCAGGAAGACCAAGCCGCTCGGGAGCAATGGTCTTACCAATGCGAGGCGGTTATAAGTAAGACTAACCCCGCCGCAGCTATTCTGAAGATTAAGGATATTACACGTGTCTGA
- a CDS encoding ParB/RepB/Spo0J family partition protein produces MAEKQERKRGLGRGLSALMADVAETESVAAKGAAAAEQFVPIERIKPNPDQPRKRFEQENLDDLAASIREKGVIQPLIVRAMNDGNFEIVAGERRWRASQIAKVHSLPVIVREFTDVEVLEVAIIENIQRADLNSVEEAAGYRQLMDKFGHTQEKMAEALGKSRSHIANLLRLLNLPEPVQEMVRQNELSAGHARALIPARDPMKLAQQIIKGGLSVRATEALVKRDQAGERGNMVNKERLSQRSEKDADTQALEGDLSANLGLKVVLDHKPGQEAGKVTLHYTSLDQLDEICRLLGGS; encoded by the coding sequence ATGGCAGAGAAACAAGAGCGCAAACGGGGTCTTGGCCGGGGGCTTTCGGCGCTGATGGCTGATGTAGCAGAGACAGAGAGTGTGGCCGCCAAAGGGGCCGCGGCGGCGGAGCAATTCGTTCCGATCGAGCGGATTAAGCCGAATCCAGACCAGCCGCGGAAGCGTTTTGAACAGGAAAACCTTGACGATCTTGCGGCTTCGATCCGCGAGAAGGGGGTTATTCAGCCCCTGATCGTCCGGGCGATGAATGACGGGAACTTTGAAATTGTGGCGGGTGAGCGGCGCTGGCGCGCGTCGCAGATCGCCAAGGTGCACAGCCTCCCGGTTATCGTGCGTGAGTTTACCGATGTTGAAGTGCTCGAAGTCGCGATCATTGAGAACATCCAGCGCGCCGATCTCAACTCAGTCGAGGAAGCCGCCGGGTATCGGCAGCTGATGGATAAGTTCGGCCACACGCAAGAGAAGATGGCTGAAGCGCTTGGCAAAAGTCGGAGCCATATTGCAAACCTCTTGCGCCTTTTGAACCTACCTGAGCCAGTTCAGGAGATGGTGCGTCAGAATGAGTTGAGCGCAGGCCATGCGCGGGCGTTGATCCCTGCGAGAGACCCGATGAAACTGGCACAGCAAATCATCAAGGGTGGACTTTCCGTGCGAGCGACTGAGGCTTTGGTCAAGAGAGATCAGGCTGGAGAGCGCGGTAATATGGTAAATAAAGAGCGTCTCTCGCAGCGCTCAGAGAAGGATGCTGATACTCAGGCACTTGAGGGCGATCTATCGGCGAACCTTGGATTGAAGGTAGTTTTGGACCATAAACCCGGGCAAGAAGCAGGTAAGGTGACGCTACATTACACCTCCCTCGATCAGTTGGATGAGATCTGCCGCTTGCTTGGTGGGTCCTAA
- the mnmG gene encoding tRNA uridine-5-carboxymethylaminomethyl(34) synthesis enzyme MnmG codes for MKHFDVIVIGGGHAGAEAAHASARIGARTALVTMSRDGIGVMSCNPAIGGLGKGHLVREIDAMDGVMGRVADKAGIQFRLLNRRKGPAVQGPRAQADRKIYRREMLEEIEAQENLEIIEGEVVDFVMVDEAVAGVLLADGDTVSAASVVLTTGTFLRGVIHIGDKSHEGGRMGDRASVKLAERIDSFNLPMGRLKTGTPPRLDGRTINWELLEEQPGDDEPVLFSFLSKSISAPQVACGITHTNAETHQIIRDNLERSAMYGGHIDGVGPRYCPSIEDKVVRFADKDSHQVFLEPEGADDYTIYPNGISTSLPAEVQEAYVRSMVGLENAVILQPGYAIEYDYVDPRALSSTLSVRTIPGLYFAGQINGTTGYEEAAAQGLVAGLNAALSAQGKANVTFGRSDSYIGVMIDDLTTRGVTEPYRMFTSRAEFRLSLRADNADQRLTPLAIKLGCASRSREDTFVQKQASLDSVKELLTSKEYTPKELSSVGIAVNQDGSKRNGIQVLAFPDVKFEDLLLLDERLASTPAEVRRQVERDALYATYIARQQKEIDLLKKDEDLRIPLDFDFTSLSGLSNELKTKIFAARPETMAQAARIDGMTPAALTLILARLKRGSGKRSA; via the coding sequence GTGAAACATTTTGATGTGATCGTGATTGGCGGTGGCCACGCTGGGGCCGAGGCGGCTCACGCGTCTGCTCGGATCGGCGCGCGCACGGCTCTCGTGACCATGAGCCGCGATGGTATCGGTGTGATGTCCTGTAATCCGGCCATCGGGGGGCTCGGAAAAGGGCACCTCGTTCGCGAGATCGACGCAATGGATGGCGTGATGGGTCGCGTCGCTGATAAGGCCGGTATCCAGTTCCGCCTTTTGAACCGACGGAAGGGCCCTGCGGTACAGGGTCCCCGCGCGCAGGCCGACCGAAAAATCTACCGCAGGGAAATGCTGGAGGAGATCGAGGCTCAAGAGAACCTTGAGATCATTGAGGGTGAAGTGGTTGACTTCGTTATGGTGGACGAGGCGGTTGCAGGGGTTCTGCTCGCCGATGGAGATACCGTGTCCGCCGCTTCGGTCGTTTTGACAACCGGCACCTTCTTACGTGGCGTGATACACATCGGTGACAAATCGCACGAAGGCGGTCGCATGGGCGACAGAGCATCGGTGAAATTAGCAGAGCGAATTGATTCTTTCAATCTTCCGATGGGCCGGCTTAAGACGGGTACACCCCCACGGTTGGATGGTCGGACCATCAACTGGGAGCTCTTGGAAGAGCAGCCGGGGGATGATGAACCTGTTCTGTTCTCCTTCCTGTCGAAATCGATTTCAGCGCCTCAAGTCGCCTGCGGGATCACCCATACAAACGCAGAAACCCATCAAATCATCCGTGATAACCTTGAGCGCTCTGCCATGTACGGCGGTCATATTGATGGTGTAGGACCTCGATATTGTCCGTCAATCGAAGATAAAGTTGTGCGCTTTGCCGATAAGGACTCGCATCAGGTTTTTCTGGAGCCTGAGGGGGCCGATGATTATACGATCTATCCTAACGGAATTTCGACCTCACTTCCTGCGGAGGTGCAGGAGGCCTATGTGCGGAGCATGGTCGGTTTAGAGAATGCCGTTATTCTTCAACCTGGCTACGCGATCGAGTATGACTACGTTGACCCGCGGGCGCTGTCTTCGACGTTGTCGGTTCGAACCATTCCAGGCCTGTACTTCGCCGGTCAGATTAACGGTACAACTGGATACGAGGAGGCCGCGGCACAGGGTCTCGTAGCCGGGCTAAACGCTGCCCTTTCCGCGCAGGGTAAAGCGAATGTCACCTTCGGGCGCTCTGATAGCTATATCGGGGTAATGATCGACGACCTTACGACGAGGGGGGTTACCGAACCCTATCGCATGTTCACCTCTCGGGCCGAATTCCGACTGTCGCTCCGCGCGGACAACGCTGACCAGCGTCTGACACCATTGGCTATTAAACTAGGCTGCGCATCTCGCAGTCGCGAAGATACCTTTGTGCAGAAGCAGGCGTCGTTGGATTCCGTCAAAGAACTTCTCACATCCAAGGAATATACCCCGAAGGAGCTTTCCTCCGTGGGCATCGCTGTTAATCAGGATGGATCTAAGCGGAACGGCATCCAAGTTCTAGCGTTTCCGGATGTCAAGTTTGAAGACCTGCTTCTACTTGACGAGCGCTTGGCCAGTACGCCTGCCGAGGTACGGCGGCAGGTTGAGCGTGATGCTCTCTACGCAACATACATCGCGCGACAGCAGAAAGAAATCGATCTGCTAAAGAAAGACGAGGACCTTCGGATACCTTTAGACTTCGATTTTACCTCACTTTCGGGCCTTTCAAATGAGTTGAAGACTAAAATATTCGCAGCCAGACCTGAAACAATGGCGCAGGCGGCTAGAATTGATGGAATGACTCCGGCCGCATTAACTTTGATCCTCGCCAGATTGAAGCGTGGGTCTGGGAAAAGATCCGCATGA
- a CDS encoding ParA family protein has protein sequence MSDLSRPAGPKIIAIANQKGGVGKTTTTINLAAALAEAGKRILVVDLDPQGNASTGLGIEVEDREFTTYDLLLDDIEPQDVIQQTETKGLLIVPATVDLSSADIELFSNEKRSFLLHDALRQTQMDQFELDYILIDCPPSLNLLTVNAMIAAHSILVPLQSEFFALEGLSQLMLTIREVRQSGNKDLRIEGVLLTMYDKRNNLSQQVENDARANLGELVFQTVIPRNVRVSEAPSFAMPVLSYDPTSKGAVAYRDLAAELTRNNG, from the coding sequence GTGTCTGACCTTTCTCGTCCGGCTGGACCGAAGATTATCGCTATTGCAAACCAAAAGGGCGGCGTGGGCAAGACCACAACAACGATCAACCTTGCTGCAGCTCTAGCTGAAGCGGGTAAACGGATCCTTGTCGTCGATCTAGACCCCCAAGGAAACGCGTCAACGGGTCTTGGGATCGAAGTTGAGGACCGGGAGTTCACAACCTATGACCTTTTGTTAGACGATATTGAGCCCCAAGATGTCATTCAACAAACCGAAACCAAAGGTTTGTTAATTGTCCCCGCGACCGTTGATCTAAGCTCCGCAGATATTGAACTCTTCTCAAACGAGAAGAGAAGCTTTCTCTTGCATGATGCGCTGCGGCAAACCCAAATGGATCAGTTTGAGCTCGACTATATCCTCATCGACTGCCCGCCTTCACTCAACCTACTTACGGTGAACGCGATGATCGCGGCGCATTCTATTCTTGTGCCGCTTCAGAGCGAATTTTTCGCTCTAGAAGGGCTGTCTCAGCTGATGCTGACAATCCGAGAGGTCCGGCAGAGTGGGAATAAAGACCTGAGGATAGAAGGCGTTTTGCTGACGATGTATGACAAGCGTAACAATCTGTCGCAACAGGTAGAGAATGATGCACGTGCAAATCTCGGGGAATTGGTTTTCCAGACGGTTATTCCGAGGAATGTCCGGGTGAGTGAGGCGCCGAGCTTCGCTATGCCTGTCTTAAGTTACGATCCAACGTCGAAAGGGGCAGTGGCTTACCGGGATTTGGCGGCTGAGCTTACGAGAAACAATGGTTAA
- the mnmE gene encoding tRNA uridine-5-carboxymethylaminomethyl(34) synthesis GTPase MnmE, whose product MDTIFAQASAPGRAGVAVIRISGPRAFAIAQEISGKRPEGRDSVLRKLRGIDGEVIDQALVLSFPGPNSFTGEDVIELQLHGSIAVVRAILSLLSTFTDTRMAEAGEFTRRALENEKLDLAQVEGLADLIEAETEAQRKQALRVLSGHLGARVEEWRKDLIRAAALLEATIDFADEEVPVDVTPEVDALLTKVSAELMAEARGTHVAERVRSGFEVAIIGAPNAGKSTLLNALAGRDAAITSEFAGTTRDVIEVRMDLGGIPVTLLDTAGLRDSGDQIETIGIERAIERAKAADLRVFLAAPDELLMLTPESEDIVLLPKADLISVTENGISGKTGQGVSELIARIQATLSDRSTNIGLATHERHRVALEQAVSCLAEVDVILSRGPDSYDLAAEELRFAIRALESLVGRIDVENLLDEIFSSFCVGK is encoded by the coding sequence ATGGATACGATATTCGCCCAAGCGTCAGCGCCGGGCCGTGCCGGGGTTGCGGTGATCCGCATCTCCGGGCCACGCGCCTTCGCAATCGCGCAGGAGATCTCTGGTAAACGCCCTGAGGGGCGCGACAGTGTGCTACGTAAGCTGCGGGGCATTGACGGAGAGGTCATAGATCAGGCTCTGGTGTTGAGCTTTCCAGGGCCGAATTCCTTCACCGGCGAAGATGTTATCGAACTTCAATTGCACGGGTCTATCGCCGTCGTCCGCGCGATACTTTCACTGCTTTCGACATTTACAGACACCCGAATGGCCGAAGCCGGGGAATTTACCCGTCGTGCGTTGGAAAACGAAAAGCTCGACCTTGCGCAGGTCGAAGGGCTGGCGGATCTCATTGAGGCGGAAACTGAGGCTCAGCGCAAACAGGCGCTCCGCGTGCTTTCCGGGCACCTCGGTGCCCGCGTGGAAGAGTGGCGTAAAGATCTGATCCGTGCCGCTGCCTTGCTGGAAGCGACCATCGACTTCGCGGACGAAGAGGTTCCGGTTGATGTCACCCCAGAGGTCGACGCGCTTCTTACAAAGGTCAGTGCTGAATTAATGGCAGAGGCCCGCGGCACCCATGTCGCCGAACGCGTGCGATCCGGGTTCGAGGTTGCGATCATTGGTGCGCCAAACGCTGGGAAGTCTACACTGTTAAATGCCTTGGCAGGCAGGGACGCTGCGATCACCTCCGAATTTGCAGGTACGACCCGAGATGTTATTGAAGTAAGGATGGACCTCGGCGGTATTCCCGTCACACTTTTGGACACGGCGGGTCTCAGGGACAGCGGGGACCAGATCGAAACCATCGGTATAGAACGCGCCATTGAACGCGCCAAAGCGGCTGACCTTAGGGTTTTTCTCGCCGCACCGGATGAATTACTGATGCTCACACCGGAGTCGGAGGACATCGTTCTGCTTCCGAAGGCGGATCTCATTTCAGTCACAGAGAATGGGATTTCCGGAAAAACCGGGCAGGGCGTTTCTGAACTCATTGCCCGGATACAGGCAACTCTTTCAGATCGCAGTACAAATATTGGCCTTGCGACCCATGAGCGGCATCGTGTCGCTTTGGAGCAAGCCGTCTCGTGTTTGGCTGAAGTTGATGTTATTCTGAGTCGCGGTCCGGATAGCTACGATCTGGCAGCGGAAGAACTTCGTTTTGCAATTCGGGCGTTGGAATCCCTCGTAGGCCGCATAGATGTTGAAAACCTGCTGGATGAAATCTTCTCCAGCTTTTGCGTTGGTAAATGA